CCAACAACCCGGCAAACGCGAGCTGCTCGGCGTCATCGAGGTGGTGCTGGCCACCGAAGAAGATCACCTTGTGGGTCAGTAACGCCGCGCGGATTTCGCTGACTGCGGCAGGGGCGAGGTCACCCCCGAGGCGTACCCCGTCGATTTTGGCGCCGATGCGGCTACCCAGCTTCTTCACGGTAATTAGGTCGGTCATGGCTTGGTCCTTCGGAGATTGACTGTAGTCAGTTGACTACATCGGGTAGTGTAGTCGCATGACTACACGCTCGGCAAGTCACCGCCAAACAATCCCTACCGGGCGGGAAGAAGTGGCGGCGGCGATCCTGGAGGCGGCCACCGACCTGTTTGCCGACCGCGGGCCGGCCGCGACGTCGATTCGCGACATTGCCGCACGATCCAAGGTCAACCACGGACTGGTGTTTCGGCACTTCGGCACCAAGGACCAACTTGTTGGGACCGTGCTCGATCACCTGGGCGCGAAGCTGACCGGTTTGCGGCACTCCGGGGCCCCCGAAGACGTCATCCAACGGGCGCTCGGTCGGCACATGCGGGTCCTGGCCCGGTCACTGCTGGACGGCTACCCGGTGGGGCAGCTGCAGAAGCGCTTTCCCAACGTTGCCGAAATGCTCGATGAGGTGCGGCCACGCCACGACAACGACTCCGGTGCGCGGCTGGCGGTTGCCAATGCCCTTGCGTTGCAGTTCGGTTGGCGGCTGTTCGAACCAATGCTGCGCTCGGCGACCGGTATCGGTGAGCTGACCGACGCCGAACTGCGCCGAGCTATTCGTGCCGAGGTGGCCCGGATCGTTGAACCGCACTGATTGTTGGGCCCGCTGCGGGTGCCCCCACCTCGGGCCACTGCGCGGCCCGCATCGTCACCCGGGCTGAGGCTGATTGCCCGGCTCGCCCCCTTGCCGCTGCGCGGCTGGGGGTGCCCCCACCTCGGGCCACTGCGCGGCCCGCATCGTCACCCGGGCCATGGCCCGGCGGTGCACCGGCTCGCGGCCCGGTGGCTGTGGTGGTGGCGGCAGCAACGGCTCACGGATGCGCACGGCGATGGTCGACGGCGAATGAGTATTCAGCGTGAGGTCTGCGCCGGCGTGCCGGATGGTCAGCTGGGTGCCGGGCCCGTCACCCAGGGTGAAGGTGACGTCGGTGTGGTTTGCGTCGACGATCAGCCGGAAGCCGCGCCACCGCAGCCGGAACCGCAACCGCGAGATGCCGTCGGGCAGTTGGGGATCGATGGACAGGATGCCCTCATCGTCCCGAAGCCCACCGAAGCCTGCGACCAGCGCCGTCCAGGCACCGGCCAGCGAGGCCATGTGCAAGCCGTCGCGGGTGTTCCGGTGCAGGTCGCGCAGGTCGATCAGGGCGGCCTCGTAGGCATAGTCATGGGCCAGCTCGAGATGCCCGACCTCGGCGCACATCACCGCTTGAGTGCAGGCCGACAACGAGGAGTCCCGCACCATGCGCCGCTCGTAGTAGTCGACGTTGCGCGCCTTCTGTTCGGGCGTGAACGCGTGGCTCTGCCACTGCATCGCCAGCACCAGGTCCGCCTGCTTGATCACCTGCGCTGGGTACAGACGCACGTAGGCCTCATGCAGTAGCAACGGATAGGTGGTGTTGGCTTCGAAATCCCACTCCGCAAGCGTGGTGAACCCTTCACACTGCTGATGGACGCCAAGCTCGTCGTCGTAGGGAATGTTGGCGGCGTCGGCAGCGTCGCGCCAGGCGGCCATCTCCTCGGTAGTGACGCCCATCGCCTCCGCCGCCTCGGGGTGACGCAGGCAGGCATCGGCGGCGGTGTGCAGATTGTGTGCCGCCATCAAATTCGTGAACACGTTGTCGCGGACGACCGCGGTGTACTCGTCGGGACCGGTGACCCCGTCGAGGTGCCAGACGCCGTGGCGGTCGTGGTGCCCGAGCGAGAGCCACAGCCGGGCGGTCTCGATCAGCACGGCCAGGCCGCACTCTTCCTCCAGTGAGTGGTCGCCGGTGACGGTGCGGTACCGCTCGAAGGCCATCGCGATGTCGGCGTTGATGTGCCAGCCCGCCGTGCCGGCCGGCCAGTAGGCCGAGCACTCCTGTCCGCGGATCGTTCGCCAGGGAAAGGCGGCACCGTCCAGGCCGAGCTCGGCCGCTCGCTCCTTAGCCATCTCCAACGTCGACGCGCGCCAGCGCAGCGCATCGGCGACCGCATGCGGCGCGGTGTAGGTGAGCACCGGAAGCACGAAACCCTCGGTATCCCAAAAGGCGTGGCCGTCATAGCCGGTCCCGGTGAGCCCCTTGCTGGGGATCGAGCGGCGTTCGGCGCGCGCACTGGCCTGCAGCAGGTGAAACAGCCCGAACCGCACCGCTTGCTGACATTCCGGGTCGCCCTCGACCTCCACGTCAGCGCTATCCCAGAAGTCGTCGAGGTAGGCACGCTGCGAGTCCAGCAGCCCCTGCCACCCGCTGTAGCGGGCGCCGTGCAGCGCGCCAGCGGCTTGGTCGCGCAGCGCCGGTCGGGAGCGCAGGCTGGACCAGCCGTAGGCCAGGTATTTGACGATGCGCAGCTTCTGTCCCGGGCGCAGCCCGCAGATCACGGTGGTTCGGGCCAGGTCGGGCCGCGCGTCGGTGGTGATCTCCACCCGCCCGGGAACCTCGACCTCGTGCTCCATCCCGGCGGCCATCATCAGTGCGCTGGCTCGGGTCCGGTGCATGAGAAGTGCGCCCCGGTCGGTGTTTTCGTGGTCGACGGCCTCCAGCGGTTTGTCCAGGATGGCCGACACTCGTGGATCGGCCGAGGTCCGTGGTTGGTCCTCGTTGGTGACGAGTTCGGACTGCACGGTCACGCGAACGAATTCCTCGACTGCCTCGACGACGTACTCGATCGCCGCGACGCTGCGATGCGCCAGCGATACCAGCCGGGTGGACACCACTTTGACCTGTTTGCCCGCGGGCGAGCGCCAGTGCGCGCGGCGAGTCAGCGTCCCGGCACGCATGTCGAGAACCCGTTCGTGGGATATCAATTTGCCGTATCGGACGTCGAACGGCTCGTCCCCGACCAACAGGCGAAAGATCTTGCCGTTGGTGACGTCGACGATCGTCTGGCCGGCTTCCGGATACCCGTATCCGGCCTCCGCGTACGGCAGCGGACGGATTTCGTAGAAAGAGTTCAAGTAGGTGCCCGGTAGGCCGTAGGGCTCGCCCTCATCGAGGTTGCCGCGCAACCCGATGTGCCCGTTGGATAGGGCGAACAGGGACTCGGACTGGGCCAGCAGGTTCAGATTGAGCTTGGTCTCGCGGACCTGCCACGGTTCGACGGGGAAGGCTTCCTCGCTGATCATGACGGCAGCAACTTGGCGAGGTCGGTTACTACCACGTCGGCGCCGCAGCGGCGTAGTTCCTCGGCCTGGCCCACCCGGTCGACGCCCACCACGAAGCCGAAGTTACCGGCACGGCCGGCCTGCACGCCAGACAGGGCGTCCTCGAACACGGCCGCCGCGTCGGGGGTAACCCCCAACAATTGTGCCGCGCGCAGGAAGGAGTCGGGGGCCGGCTTGCCGGCGATATGCTCCTCGCGCAGCGTCACGCCGTCCACCCGCTGCTGGACAAACCGCTGCAGGCCGGTGGTCGCCAGGACGTCGCGGGTGTTGGCGCTCGAAGACACCACGGCCACACCGAGACCCGCCGCCGAAACCGCCTCCAGGTAGCGCCGCGACCCGTCGAACACCCTGGCCCCGTCGTCGTGCAGGAGCTTGCCGAACATTTCGTTCTTGCGGTTGCCCAGGCCATAGACCGTCTCGGCCGCGCCCGGGTCGTCCGGAGAGCCGTCGGGTATGTCGATTCCCCGGCTACTCAGAAACGACCGGACCCCGTCTTCACGCTTCTTGCCGTCCACATACTTCTGGTAGTCCGCGGCAGGGTCGAAGGGGACGAACTCCTCGCCGGTGCGCTCGGCTCGTTCGGCTAGATAAGCATCGAACATGGCCGTCCAGGCCTTGGTATGCAGGCTCGCGGTATCGGTGAGTACGCCGTCGAGGTCGAACAGGCAAGCACGCACCTTTTCTGGCAGACCCAGCACGGGGACCTCACTTCCGGGATAGTTCGGGCGCTACCAGTTCACCATGCCCGCTGTTGTGCCGAGAGTGTCGGCGCTTACCGGTAAGTGAACCATCTTTGACAAATGGGCGGTCAGGGGTCCTCGCCGCGATGCTGACGCATACCTAGGGTGCGGACCTGAAGGCCGTAGGGGAACGTGTGTGTTGACGGCGGCGAACCTCGCCGGCCGGTTCGGCGGGGAACTGATCGACCACCTTGCGCGCCACGGCCATTGAACGTGGCCTCGATCGGAGCAGCGCCGGCGGTCGTGTCGCCCCAGCCACTAGACTGACTGGCCGTGGCCGAACCCGCTGACGTCGACATGCCTGGAACACCGGCTCGACCAGTGCTTGTCGTCGATTTCGGCGCCCAGTATGCGCAGTTGATCGCCCGCCGAATCCGGGAGGCACGGGTCTTTTCGGAGGTCATCGGCCACACCGCCTCGATCGAAGAGATCAAGGCCCGTCAGCCACTGGCGCTCGTGCTTTCCGGCGGACCGGCCAGCGTCTACTCCGACGGCGCTCCCCAACTCGATCCGGCGGTGTTCGACCTCGGTCTGCCGGTGTTCGGCATCTGTTACGGGTTTCAGGCCATGGCTGCCGCGCTCGGTGGGACCGTCGCCCACACCGGCACCCGCGAATACGGTCGGACCGAACTGAAAGTCCTTGGTGGCGAACTACATTCGGATTTACCCGAGGTTCAGCCGGTCTGGATGAGTCACGGTGACGCGGTCACAGCCGCGCCGGACGGATTCGACGTGGTGGCCAGCAGCGCGGGCGCCCCGGTGGCCGCTTTCGAGGCCCGAGATCGGAGGTTGGCAGGGGTGCAGTACCACCCGGAGGTGATGCACACCCCGCACGGGCAGCAGGTGCTCAGCCGGTTTTTGCACGACTTCGCCGGGCTGGGCGCCCAGTGGACGCCCGCCAACATCGCCAATGCGCTGATCGAGCAGGTGCGCACCCAGATCGGCGACGGCCACGCGATCTGCGGGCTGTCCGGCGGCGTGGATTCCGCGGTGGCCGCGGCCCTGGTGCAGCGTGCCATCGGCGACCGGTTGACCTGTGTCTTCGTCGACCACGGGTTGTTGCGTACCGGCGAGCGTGCCCAGGTGCAACGTGATTTCGTGGCCGCCACCGGCGCCAATCTGGTCACCGTCGACGCGGCAGAGACCTTTCTCGATGCGCTGTCGGGTGTGAGCGCCCCGGAGGGCAAACGCAAGATCATCGGCCGCCAGTTCATCCGCGCGTTCGAGGGTGCCGTTCGGGATGTTTTGGGCAACAAGACTATTGAGTTCCTGGTGCAGGGCACGCTGTATCCGGATGTGGTGGAGTCCGGCGGGGGCAGCGGCACCGCGAACATCAAAAGCCACCACAATGTCGGCGGCCTGCCCGACGACCTGAAGTTCACCCTTGTCGAGCCGCTGCGGCTGCTGTTCAAAGACGAGGTGCGTGCAGTCGGGCGGGAGTTGGGTCTGCCGGAGGAGATCGTCGCGCGCCAGCCGTTTCCCGGACCGGGCCTGGGCATCCGGATCGTCGGGGAGGTCACCGCGAAGCGGTTGGACACGCTGCGGCGCGCCGATTCGATCGCGCGCGAGGAGCTGACCGCGGCGGGCCTGGACAACCAGATCTGGCAGTGTCCGGTGGTGCTGCTGGCCGACATCCGTTCCGTTGGCGTGCAGGGCGACGGCCGCACCTACGGCCACCCGATCGTGCTGCGGCCGGTGTCCAGTGAGGACGCCATGACCGCCGACTGGACCCGGGTGCCCTACGAGGTGCTCGAACGCATCTCGACGCGGATCACCAACGAGGTCGCCGAGGTCAACCGCGTGGTGCTGGACATCACTAGTAAACCGCCCGGCACCATCGAGTGGGAGTAGCCTTCCCCGCGGCTTTTCACGACTCAGGTGGCCGGCGACGCGCCCCTGATCAGCTAGTTCACGAATTCACGCCTGCCGTAGGCAAAGGTGGCTGCGGTCCAGTCCCCACCGGCCTTCTCGACAAGGCGGCGGGCGACATCGAGATCGCCGTTGCCGGCGATCAGGATCAAGGTGTGGTCGACGGTGGTGACAGATCCGCCCAGTAGTCGGTGGTGTGCAGCTGAATCAGACGCGAACGCATCGTGAAAACGGGCGATGTCGATGTCGGGCACAGTGATGAGGATCGCGTCCGCTTCGGGCGCATGCCGCGGCAAGTAGTCGAAGGTCAGCACCACTTCCTGGTTGAACCGGCGGTGCAGTTCCTCGGCGGCGGTGTGCAACGTGGGCTCATCGACAACGCACAGATGAAACTCACGCGAGCGCTCGTAGCTGATCTGCTGTAGCTCATTCGACCAGAACACCCCATCGACCAGGGTCGATCCGGTCACCATCACGCCGGTAGGTGCGATCGTCGCAACGGCTTGTCGCTCGAACAGCTCTAATCCGTCGGCGGTGTTGTCGGTGGCGAATAGCTCCGCCGGCCGGCAGGCCGGCCCGCCGCCGTTGGCCGGTGGGGCGGTCGCAGTTCCCCATAACAGCAGGACAGCCGCCAGCGCCGACACGGTTTTGCGCGACTGCACAAGGCAGCGTCTCACGCCGCTTGCCGGGTGGCTTGACGGGGTTGGGAGGCGGGTGTTTACTCGATTCGAACATACTTTCGAAAGTAGTTGGCCAGGAGGCTGGTGATGACTGCGGCTTTCGCCTCCGACCGGCGGCTCGAATCGCTACGACAACAGATGGCTGTGCTGTCCGGAAAAGCCGCCACTCATCCGGCGGACCTGCTGCCGGAGATGTTGCCGGCAGGGCCGGCACTGTTACCCCGGGGAACGGTGGCGGTGCTGTCGGGAGCCCGGTCACTGCTGCTGAGCATGGTGGCATCGGTAACGGCGACCGGAGGCAACGCCGCGATCGTCGGCCAGCCGGATATCGGGTTGCTGGCCGCTGTGGAGATGGGGGCGGATCTGAGCCGACTCGCGGTGATACCGGATCCCGGGACCGATCCGGTTGAGGTGGCCGCTGTGCTTATCGACGGCATGGATCTGGTGGTACTCGGTCTGGGTGGGCGCCGGGTGACGCGGTCACGGGCGCGGGCGGTGGTGGCCCGTGCCCGTCATAGAGGTTGCACACTGCTGGTCACCGACGGCGACTGGCAAGGGGCGCCGACGCGGCTTCAGGCCCGGGTTTGCGGCTATGAGATCACCCCTTTTCCCAGGGGTGTGCCCACCCCTGGGTTCGGTCGGATCAGTGGGGTGCGACTACAGATCAGCGGGTGTGGACGGACGATCGGGCGGGTTCGCACGGGGTGACTTTGATGGCGTCTTCCCTGGCTGGTTCCCGAGTGCTGGCGATCTGGTGCATGGACTGGCCCGCGGTCGCCGCAGCCGCGGCCGCGGGCCAGTCCGCGACGACCCCGGTCGCGGTCACTTTGGCAAACCGGGTGATCGCCTGCTCGTCGACCGCGCGGGCGGCCGGAGTACGGCGAGGGCTTCGGCGTCGGGAGGCGGCAGCCCGTTGTCCGCAACTACACATCGCGGCCGCCGACGCCGACCGCGACGCTCGCTTCTTCGAAGGGGTGATTGCGGCGGTCGACGATCTGGTACCGCGTGCCGAGGTGCTGCGGCCTGGTCTTTTGGTCTTGCCGGTGCGCGGGGCGGCCCGCTTCTTCGGGTCCGAGCAGCAGGTAGCCGAGCGGCTGATCGACGCGGTGGCCGCGGCCGGCGCGGAGTGTCAGATCGGGATCGCCGACCGGTTATCCACCGCGGTTTTCGCAGCGCGTGCGGGCCGCGTCGTGGAGCCGGGGCAAGATGCGCGGTTTCTATCGTTGTTGTCGATCCGGCAGCTTGCCACCGAGCCGAGTCTGTCCGGTCCCGGGCGGGAAGAACTGACGGATCTGTTGTGGCGGATGGGGATTCGCACTATCGGGCAGTTCGCCGCACTGTCTCGTACCGACGTGGCGTCCAGGTTCGGTGCTGATGCGGTGGCCGCGCACCGGTTCGCCCGCGGCGAACCGGAACGCGGTCCGTCCGGGCGGGAGCCGCCGCCGGAACTTGACGCCGTGCTGTACTGCGATCCGCCGATCGATCGGGTCGACGCCGCGGCATTCGCCGGGCGCTCGCTGGCCGCCACGCTGCACCAGGCGCTGATGGCCGCTGGGGTGGGATGTACCCGGCTGGCCATTCACGCCGTCACCGCCAACGGCGAACAGCGCAGCCGGGTGTGGCGGTGTGCCGAGCCGTTGACCGAGGACGCCACCGCCGACCGGGTGCGCTGGCAACTGGATGGGTGGTTGAGCAACCGGACCACTCAAGATCGCCCGACAGCAGAGGTGACGCAGTTGCGGCTGCAGGCGATAGAGGTGGTTTCCGCCGAGGCCTTGCAGTTGCCGTTATGGGGGGGTCTGGGTGAGGAGGACCGGCTTCGGGCCCGTCGGGCGCTGCTGCGGGTGCAGGGCCTACTCGGCCCGGAGGCGGTGCAGGTGGCCGTGCTATCCGGCGGTCACGGGCCAGCCGAACGCATTACGTTGACCCCGCTAGGCGACGAGCCGACGCCGCAGGCCGACCCGGATCAGCCCTGGCCGGGCCAGCTGCCCGATCCGTCGCCGGCGGTGCTGCTCGATGATCCAGTGGAATTGCTTGATACGCAAGGAAATCCGGTGCGGGTGACCAGCCGCGGGATGTTCTCCGCCGATCCGGCGCGACTGATCTGCCGTGGTCGGGACGACCTGCTGCGCTGGTGGGCCGGACCTTGGCCGGTCGACGAGCGGTGGTGGGATCCGGATCGGGCGGCGGGCCGCACCGCCCGCGCCCAGGTACTACTGGAGAGCGAGCGTGCGCTACTACTGTGCTACCGCCAGCGGCGGTGGTATCTCGAAGGGATTTACGAGTGACTTCGCGCCGAGCGTGACGTCAGCGCGAAAATTTCGCGAAAATCTAGCAGTGACGTCACGTTCGGCGCGGGGTAC
The nucleotide sequence above comes from Mycobacterium decipiens. Encoded proteins:
- a CDS encoding TetR/AcrR family transcriptional regulator; amino-acid sequence: MTTRSASHRQTIPTGREEVAAAILEAATDLFADRGPAATSIRDIAARSKVNHGLVFRHFGTKDQLVGTVLDHLGAKLTGLRHSGAPEDVIQRALGRHMRVLARSLLDGYPVGQLQKRFPNVAEMLDEVRPRHDNDSGARLAVANALALQFGWRLFEPMLRSATGIGELTDAELRRAIRAEVARIVEPH
- a CDS encoding glycoside hydrolase family 65 protein encodes the protein MISEEAFPVEPWQVRETKLNLNLLAQSESLFALSNGHIGLRGNLDEGEPYGLPGTYLNSFYEIRPLPYAEAGYGYPEAGQTIVDVTNGKIFRLLVGDEPFDVRYGKLISHERVLDMRAGTLTRRAHWRSPAGKQVKVVSTRLVSLAHRSVAAIEYVVEAVEEFVRVTVQSELVTNEDQPRTSADPRVSAILDKPLEAVDHENTDRGALLMHRTRASALMMAAGMEHEVEVPGRVEITTDARPDLARTTVICGLRPGQKLRIVKYLAYGWSSLRSRPALRDQAAGALHGARYSGWQGLLDSQRAYLDDFWDSADVEVEGDPECQQAVRFGLFHLLQASARAERRSIPSKGLTGTGYDGHAFWDTEGFVLPVLTYTAPHAVADALRWRASTLEMAKERAAELGLDGAAFPWRTIRGQECSAYWPAGTAGWHINADIAMAFERYRTVTGDHSLEEECGLAVLIETARLWLSLGHHDRHGVWHLDGVTGPDEYTAVVRDNVFTNLMAAHNLHTAADACLRHPEAAEAMGVTTEEMAAWRDAADAANIPYDDELGVHQQCEGFTTLAEWDFEANTTYPLLLHEAYVRLYPAQVIKQADLVLAMQWQSHAFTPEQKARNVDYYERRMVRDSSLSACTQAVMCAEVGHLELAHDYAYEAALIDLRDLHRNTRDGLHMASLAGAWTALVAGFGGLRDDEGILSIDPQLPDGISRLRFRLRWRGFRLIVDANHTDVTFTLGDGPGTQLTIRHAGADLTLNTHSPSTIAVRIREPLLPPPPQPPGREPVHRRAMARVTMRAAQWPEVGAPPAAQRQGGEPGNQPQPG
- a CDS encoding beta-phosphoglucomutase family hydrolase, which codes for MLGLPEKVRACLFDLDGVLTDTASLHTKAWTAMFDAYLAERAERTGEEFVPFDPAADYQKYVDGKKREDGVRSFLSSRGIDIPDGSPDDPGAAETVYGLGNRKNEMFGKLLHDDGARVFDGSRRYLEAVSAAGLGVAVVSSSANTRDVLATTGLQRFVQQRVDGVTLREEHIAGKPAPDSFLRAAQLLGVTPDAAAVFEDALSGVQAGRAGNFGFVVGVDRVGQAEELRRCGADVVVTDLAKLLPS
- the guaA gene encoding glutamine-hydrolyzing GMP synthase, whose product is MAEPADVDMPGTPARPVLVVDFGAQYAQLIARRIREARVFSEVIGHTASIEEIKARQPLALVLSGGPASVYSDGAPQLDPAVFDLGLPVFGICYGFQAMAAALGGTVAHTGTREYGRTELKVLGGELHSDLPEVQPVWMSHGDAVTAAPDGFDVVASSAGAPVAAFEARDRRLAGVQYHPEVMHTPHGQQVLSRFLHDFAGLGAQWTPANIANALIEQVRTQIGDGHAICGLSGGVDSAVAAALVQRAIGDRLTCVFVDHGLLRTGERAQVQRDFVAATGANLVTVDAAETFLDALSGVSAPEGKRKIIGRQFIRAFEGAVRDVLGNKTIEFLVQGTLYPDVVESGGGSGTANIKSHHNVGGLPDDLKFTLVEPLRLLFKDEVRAVGRELGLPEEIVARQPFPGPGLGIRIVGEVTAKRLDTLRRADSIAREELTAAGLDNQIWQCPVVLLADIRSVGVQGDGRTYGHPIVLRPVSSEDAMTADWTRVPYEVLERISTRITNEVAEVNRVVLDITSKPPGTIEWE
- a CDS encoding DNA polymerase Y family protein, which produces MASSLAGSRVLAIWCMDWPAVAAAAAAGQSATTPVAVTLANRVIACSSTARAAGVRRGLRRREAAARCPQLHIAAADADRDARFFEGVIAAVDDLVPRAEVLRPGLLVLPVRGAARFFGSEQQVAERLIDAVAAAGAECQIGIADRLSTAVFAARAGRVVEPGQDARFLSLLSIRQLATEPSLSGPGREELTDLLWRMGIRTIGQFAALSRTDVASRFGADAVAAHRFARGEPERGPSGREPPPELDAVLYCDPPIDRVDAAAFAGRSLAATLHQALMAAGVGCTRLAIHAVTANGEQRSRVWRCAEPLTEDATADRVRWQLDGWLSNRTTQDRPTAEVTQLRLQAIEVVSAEALQLPLWGGLGEEDRLRARRALLRVQGLLGPEAVQVAVLSGGHGPAERITLTPLGDEPTPQADPDQPWPGQLPDPSPAVLLDDPVELLDTQGNPVRVTSRGMFSADPARLICRGRDDLLRWWAGPWPVDERWWDPDRAAGRTARAQVLLESERALLLCYRQRRWYLEGIYE